A window of Pirellula sp. SH-Sr6A contains these coding sequences:
- a CDS encoding uracil-DNA glycosylase family protein — MPKSISNALTELTSQFCHDVSSLSFRAPVEWVYNPLQYAWEPHREYLRRYGGRQGRAVFLGMNPGPFGMAQIGIPFGEIALVRDYLGIVAPVGRPEKEHPKRPIEGFACKKSEVSGRRFWGLFAKRFPSPDMFFQNHFVSNYCPLVFMNESGRNITPDKLHREDSKMLEACCDRFLADSLAIMKPSIAIGVGAYAESCLKRVLGEANGIPVSRILHPSPASPVANRDWEGQAVRQLTEMGIW, encoded by the coding sequence ATGCCGAAATCAATTTCCAATGCATTGACCGAGTTGACCTCGCAGTTTTGCCATGATGTTTCGTCTCTGTCTTTTCGGGCCCCGGTAGAGTGGGTCTACAATCCCTTGCAATACGCATGGGAACCCCACCGGGAATATCTGCGTCGCTACGGGGGCCGTCAAGGCCGCGCTGTCTTTCTCGGTATGAATCCAGGGCCATTTGGAATGGCGCAGATTGGTATACCGTTTGGAGAAATTGCACTAGTCCGTGATTACCTAGGGATCGTGGCTCCGGTCGGTCGTCCTGAAAAGGAGCATCCGAAACGCCCTATCGAGGGATTCGCATGCAAGAAATCCGAGGTATCGGGCCGTCGGTTTTGGGGGCTTTTCGCCAAACGCTTTCCTTCGCCGGATATGTTCTTCCAGAACCATTTCGTGTCGAACTATTGCCCTCTGGTGTTCATGAACGAAAGCGGACGCAATATCACGCCGGACAAACTTCATCGGGAGGACAGCAAAATGCTCGAAGCATGCTGCGATCGGTTCCTCGCTGACTCGCTCGCGATCATGAAACCATCCATCGCAATCGGAGTTGGAGCCTACGCCGAGAGCTGCTTGAAGCGTGTTCTAGGCGAAGCCAACGGAATTCCTGTGAGCAGAATACTGCACCCGAGTCCCGCATCTCCTGTCGCCAATCGGGACTGGGAGGGGCAAGCGGTTCGTCAGCTTACCGAAATGGGAATCTGGTAG
- the argG gene encoding argininosuccinate synthase yields MSKILQSLPVGKNVGIAFSGGLDTSAAIFWMRQKGAVPYCYTANLGQPDESNYDDIPKRALECGAEKARLIDCREQLVHEGLAALQCGAFHITTAGLPYFNTTPIGRAVTGTMLVQAMKEDGVNIWGDGSTYKGNDIERFYRYGLLANPELQIYKPWLDETFNKELGGRKEMSELLEKAGLGYRMSKEKAYSTDSNIWGATHEAKDLENLDTGIKIVDPIMGVPFWKSDCIVTPEVVTVTFEAGLPVALNGQSFKSQVDLVLEANAIGGRHGLGMSDQIENRIIEAKSRGIYEAPGMALLFIAYERLISGIHNEGTMEQYRDMGRRLGRLLYEGRWFDSQALMLREAIQHWVARAITGEVTLELRRGNDYSLLDTKSPNLTYKPERLTMESGQGEFTPTDRIGQLTMRNLDITDSREKLTVYRSVGLLAGGNNDSIKLLEE; encoded by the coding sequence ATGTCGAAAATCCTCCAGTCCCTCCCCGTTGGCAAAAACGTTGGTATCGCCTTCTCTGGAGGTCTCGACACGAGCGCTGCGATCTTCTGGATGCGACAGAAGGGAGCGGTCCCCTATTGCTACACAGCCAACCTCGGCCAACCCGACGAATCGAATTACGACGATATCCCCAAAAGAGCCCTCGAATGCGGCGCGGAGAAAGCCCGGCTCATCGACTGCCGTGAACAGCTGGTGCATGAAGGGCTCGCGGCGTTGCAGTGCGGTGCTTTTCATATCACCACCGCAGGACTGCCCTATTTCAACACCACACCGATTGGGCGTGCCGTGACGGGCACCATGCTAGTCCAAGCGATGAAGGAGGATGGGGTCAACATTTGGGGGGACGGGAGCACGTATAAAGGGAACGATATCGAGCGATTCTACCGCTATGGCTTGCTAGCCAATCCAGAACTCCAGATCTACAAACCTTGGTTGGACGAAACTTTTAATAAGGAGCTCGGGGGCCGAAAAGAAATGTCCGAATTGCTCGAGAAAGCGGGCCTCGGTTATCGCATGAGCAAGGAAAAAGCGTACTCGACCGACTCGAACATCTGGGGTGCGACGCACGAAGCGAAGGATCTCGAAAATCTTGATACGGGCATCAAAATCGTGGATCCCATCATGGGAGTTCCTTTCTGGAAGTCCGATTGCATCGTTACCCCGGAAGTCGTCACCGTCACCTTCGAAGCGGGATTGCCCGTCGCACTGAACGGCCAATCCTTCAAATCCCAAGTCGATTTGGTCCTCGAAGCCAATGCCATCGGCGGCCGGCACGGTTTGGGAATGTCCGACCAGATCGAAAACCGAATCATCGAGGCCAAGAGTCGAGGCATCTACGAAGCCCCTGGAATGGCTTTGCTCTTCATCGCTTACGAACGGCTGATCAGCGGTATTCACAACGAAGGGACCATGGAACAGTACCGGGATATGGGGCGCCGCTTGGGACGCCTGTTGTACGAAGGGCGATGGTTTGACTCCCAAGCTCTGATGCTCCGCGAAGCCATCCAGCATTGGGTCGCTCGCGCGATCACCGGAGAAGTCACTCTCGAGCTCCGCCGGGGTAACGACTACTCCCTGCTCGATACCAAGAGCCCCAACCTGACCTACAAACCCGAACGATTAACGATGGAGAGCGGGCAAGGGGAGTTCACGCCAACCGATCGGATTGGTCAACTCACCATGCGAAACTTGGATATCACGGACTCTCGTGAAAAGCTGACCGTCTATCGCAGCGTCGGACTGCTCGCAGGTGGTAATAACGATTCCATCAAACTGCTCGAAGAATAG
- a CDS encoding AMP-binding protein — protein sequence MAPGAFELRNGVQRGGDPPPSALIYLAKHARSKPDSVAWIERSADLHKPPLQISWSQLTGLVQSFAHELSRTGIRRQDRVVLWGFNSLDWILTDWACNALGATSIPLDPRLPDQTVRDIVDRVSPRATFLDPLHRERVAGLPLPNWRSLPTGGDPSWLDSRLKDATIGDASQPATILFTSGTSNTPKGVMLSHGNLISNALAKLKAMPQFPTDHRVNLLPFAHAYARTCELTTWLISGSSMEVARGLDDFFSRLPFARPTLINAVPSVYEALLARHPASTEANLRAALGGRIRQLASGGAPLHYALRTCFQDAGMPIYQGYGLTETSPVVCSNIHPDSGAPTCLDGVGPPVEGTEVMLDTDSNLWVRGLNVMMGYWDDPEETNRRWRRFDGPHEGDWFHTGDLARRIEGTPSLEILGRCDDTIVLANGYKLHPLAIEAQLSKIPYLENSVVIPASNGTWRICVSGRKESIGSDQLVDLEKQVLVRCSQEFRNLFSKIVICPEPWTVESGLLNFKGAKRRNEFAARFGR from the coding sequence ATGGCTCCAGGCGCATTTGAACTAAGAAACGGCGTCCAGCGAGGTGGAGATCCCCCCCCCTCGGCGTTGATCTATCTTGCAAAGCATGCTCGGTCCAAGCCCGATTCGGTCGCTTGGATCGAGCGATCTGCGGACCTTCATAAGCCACCCCTGCAGATATCTTGGAGCCAGCTCACAGGACTAGTTCAAAGCTTTGCTCATGAGCTGTCGCGTACGGGAATTCGTCGCCAGGATCGCGTTGTCCTTTGGGGATTCAATTCATTGGATTGGATCCTCACGGATTGGGCCTGCAATGCTCTCGGCGCGACTTCGATTCCGTTGGATCCCCGTCTCCCAGATCAAACCGTTCGCGACATTGTCGATCGAGTTTCACCTCGAGCCACGTTTCTAGATCCCCTGCATCGGGAACGCGTAGCTGGCCTCCCCCTCCCTAACTGGAGGTCGCTACCTACCGGCGGCGATCCAAGTTGGCTCGATTCGAGGCTTAAGGATGCAACCATTGGGGACGCATCACAGCCGGCGACCATACTGTTTACGTCAGGGACATCCAACACCCCCAAAGGGGTGATGCTTTCGCATGGAAACTTGATCTCCAATGCTTTGGCCAAGCTCAAAGCGATGCCTCAGTTCCCAACCGACCATCGAGTCAATCTCCTTCCATTCGCGCACGCTTATGCCCGTACTTGCGAACTGACCACCTGGTTGATCAGCGGTTCCTCCATGGAGGTCGCGCGCGGGCTCGATGACTTCTTTTCCAGGCTTCCCTTCGCACGACCGACTTTGATCAACGCGGTTCCTTCTGTCTACGAGGCCTTGCTCGCGCGACACCCAGCGTCCACTGAGGCGAATCTTCGGGCGGCTCTAGGTGGTCGGATCCGACAGCTGGCCAGCGGTGGAGCCCCATTGCACTACGCCCTACGAACCTGCTTCCAGGACGCGGGAATGCCCATCTATCAAGGGTACGGGCTCACGGAAACGAGCCCCGTCGTCTGCTCGAATATCCATCCGGACTCCGGCGCACCCACTTGTTTAGATGGTGTCGGTCCACCGGTTGAGGGAACGGAAGTGATGCTCGACACGGACTCGAATCTCTGGGTGCGAGGGCTCAACGTCATGATGGGCTACTGGGACGATCCTGAGGAGACGAATCGACGCTGGAGAAGATTCGACGGTCCGCACGAAGGGGATTGGTTTCACACAGGCGACTTGGCAAGACGCATCGAAGGGACCCCATCGCTCGAGATTCTAGGTCGATGCGACGATACGATCGTGCTGGCAAATGGCTACAAACTTCATCCGCTTGCGATCGAGGCTCAGTTGAGCAAGATTCCGTATTTGGAAAATTCCGTCGTGATTCCCGCGTCCAACGGCACTTGGCGAATCTGCGTTTCGGGCAGGAAGGAATCGATCGGTTCGGACCAATTAGTGGACTTGGAAAAGCAAGTTCTCGTTCGGTGCAGTCAGGAGTTTAGAAATCTGTTTTCCAAGATCGTGATTTGCCCCGAACCATGGACCGTCGAATCCGGATTGCTCAACTTCAAGGGAGCGAAGCGCCGGAATGAGTTTGCCGCACGATTTGGTCGTTAG